The Nerophis lumbriciformis linkage group LG07, RoL_Nlum_v2.1, whole genome shotgun sequence genome window below encodes:
- the LOC140678939 gene encoding retinal-specific phospholipid-transporting ATPase ABCA4-like → MVNGSFKCLGTIQQLKYKFGDGYVVTMKIRASKAGCAPDLNPAEAFMESTFPGCVQREKHYNTLQYKIASSSLARIFQMVLANKDQLNIEDYSVSQTTLDQVFVNFAKQQSREDEAIVLHPKAAGAQQGGQGTPVKRLRK, encoded by the exons ATGGTGAACGGGTCCTTCAAGTGTCTCGGAACCATTCAGCAACTCAAATACAA ATTTGGTGATGGCTACGTGGTGACCATGAAGATCAGGGCCTCCAAGGCCGGTTGCGCCCCCGATCTGAACCCGGCCGAAGCCTTCATGGAGAGCACCTTCCCCGGCTGCGTCCAGAGGGAAAAACACTACAACACCCTGCAGTACAAGATAGCCTCCTCCTCCCTGGCAAGGATCTTCCAGATGGTCCTGGCCAACAAAGACCAGCTCAACATCGAGGACTACTCGGTGTCACAGACCACTCTCGATCAA GTCTTTGTCAATTTTGCCAAACAACAATCAAGAGAAGACGAGGCCATAGTTCTGCATCCAAAAGCTGCCGGGGCACAGCAAGGTGGTCAGGGCACCCCCGTGAAGAGACTCAGGAAGTAA